The following nucleotide sequence is from Solanum dulcamara chromosome 7, daSolDulc1.2, whole genome shotgun sequence.
tttcatttttttttcatactctATCCTCTCTAGTGTAAAATCATATAGCTCACAAAAAAACAGTAACAACACCTGTGCAAAATTGAGGACAATAGCCAGTTCTTCTCAGAAACAAAGACATATTCCTCtataaataataatcataaatatgATCGTTTGATAGCCTTCACTAAGCAATGACACTATATGCTGAGAGTTGACGCTTCTTTTGAAGAGCATGAGGAAAATTCTCAAGAGCTCTAAAAGATGACATGTTCAAGACCAATATTGAAGCTATATGTGGCATTAAGTGGCGTTGAGGGTTGGACAACAAACATCTTTTCAAGATGCTACTGGTGCATCAACTAGGAAGGATACTTAACTACAATTTGCCATTTAAGCCAAAAAAACATATATTAAGATATTGACGAGACCCaataatgaaatgaaataattaaGCACTAGCAGGCATTTTTaggggaaaaaagaagaagagacaTTACAGTTGCAAACAAATAAGTATGCATGTGCTTACAGTCTAGATAATGTTATCGCAACTATTGCAATCATGAAGAATGAACTATTTTTACCTCATCACCACCTTCGTCCTCCTCAAGATCTTCTTCATCAGGATCCTGCGCAAAGTAACATATGACAAACAATTAGAGATAATAAACCAACTTCCATGACTTAACAATTAATAAAACACGGGAAACAAGAATGAAGATGGTAGGGAACTAACATTGTTAAAGTAAGTTAGAGGGTTCGGCCACAAGTTGTCCTTGATTATCTCAGCAACCTGCAAAAAGGATggaaaaaaacaaagatataTTGTGAAAATGAAACTTCCTACAAATACTATACCTTATCCACAAAAAAtgtaaaatgaataaataagaaataaaaatctcAGTACAGTAATTGATGCAAGATAAAGACATTACTTCATCTTGAATCTCCAGAAAGACATCCTCATCATCTTCACCATCGTCCTTCTGATTGACTTCACTGAACCAGCTAAAGAAGCTGCAAATACAATCCCCAAGGGAGAAATCAACTGAGCAAGAATGACACACAATATCAGCTAGTGATGTTTATTCAAGTGCTACAGTGCAGACTAGGGAACTCGAGGCCACTGAGCATGTGATCCTTTCACTTATCATCTTATAACTAACTGCTAATGAGAATCACCATGCACTTGATGGGCTAACTCAGAGAGTGCAAAAGTATTGCCAAAAGAGTATCTACAGAGCTGAATTAACTAATAATAATCAGCATCAATCATAAAAACTCATGCTTCTGTTTCTCATCAAGGTATTTGACATTTGATGCAACACGTTGAACTGGGCTATGTCTACAATGACAGTGTAAGATTAAGTTGGGCTCTGCATTACTATGTGAATATCAGCAACTTCCTGTCCAATCCTGATTGGTAGTGATTCCTAACAAAGTCTTCTATCAGAGACTAGGCAAATTAAGGTTTCAACCAATACAATCAAAAGAAGTGACCGCTTGCAAGTTGACAAGCAGGGTATGGAAAACCTAATGGTTAAACAGAAACTTTCAAAGTTGAAAGCagatatatacaaaaaattaaGAGACCTTGAGTTTGTCTTGTTAATAAAATAAACCAACAAAAATGCTAAACATTAAGAAACTGACCTTTCCTCAGCAAGGGGTCGCTTGTTTCCTTTCTTCTCATGAGCAACTCCATTAGAAATGCccttcacaaataaaacaatatgaataatgagaggaAATTGATAAGCCAGAGATGATACACCTCTTAATAGAAAATTTGGCAACTCACCCTGCCTTCCGTCCATTGTATTGTCGAAGCAGTGATTTTTGTAGGTCCATCTTCAAGGAAGGTATAGGTCTTCGAGAgctttgaattttcaaaataaggATTTGAATTGAAGTTCTGTAAAACAAAGAGGATGATCATCAGTGAACTACGTTGATTTGTAGTAGATACATTAGTTGTGTGGAGGGTGAGAACTTACAAACGTGATTGTATAACCCGATTTTACATCCTTAGAGTCTTCCACTTCAACAGAACTTAGAAACTTGAAAATCTAGCATGAAGAAAGTCACTTATGCATTTAGATTCAGAAGCCAAACAGCTATACGAAGAacacaaaaaattataagagTTGGAAGTCATATTGCCAATTCAGCATTGGCCAAAGCTGGGAAAAGCAATGTAGGAAGATTTGACAATTGTCTActttatattttctaatttaGACCAAACCTTGTGGTCCTCTTCAGTTAGAAGTTCCCCAAGAACAGGATGACTCAAGAACTGCAAGCAAATGACACAAGCCATGTATGAGAAGCACTGTAAAATTTCAGCAACATAGAGAAAATCAGGTCAGATCACTTACAGCCGTCAGCCAGAAGTCAGGAATAGCTTTAATAATATCATTACGCCTATCATAGACTGGCTGGCGGACAAGACTGTACTTTTGTTCAATTTCCAACACTTCATCACTTGCCTTCTCATTAATCTGCTAGTGAAAATTGTTAAAGCATTAGTAAAAATGCAAAACCAAGAATAAAACAATATACTATCAGTATCGAGCAACAAAAGGAAAGCTTCCAGAAAAAGTTCTTGAATTAATCATTAGATGTGACGCCAAATCTCGTCAGATTCAGTCACAATTGTGCAATCACTCACCACTTGTGTGGAACGAGTACTTGAAAACCCAGTACCTCCAACAGAAGATAAAAGTCAATGTTTGATTGTTTaagactacaacaacaacaacaacaacaacccagtgaaatcccacaacatggggtctggggagggtagaatgtacgcagaccttactcctaccaaggtaggacggctgtttcctagagaccctcggctcagtaaaagcataaatgcataaatgcattagaataggaaattaaaagctttatgagaaaaacaacaaacaaataacgaatagataacaaataaatacaaataaataaatacaaataacaaataacgattaaataaataatgatagcGTCACAGGttcaatagagtaatcaaagcatagaaagtaataaataataacataaataacataaatcagaattcacagcgcaagagatcgtaatgcactactacgcctatgaatagagaagaaaaacaagactatgaactagcattctaccctaatgtgggtcctccacaccctcctatctaaggtcatgtcctccgtaagctgtaactgtgccatgtcctgtctaatcacctctccccaatactttttcggcctacccctacctcttctgtaaccatccatggccagcctctcacacctccgcactggggcatctgtgtctctcctcttcacatgtccataccatctcagtcgcatttcccgcatcttgtcttccaccgaggtcactcctaccttgtcccgaatagcctcatttctaatcctgtcgctcttggtgtgcccacacatccatctcagcattctcatctcagcaactttcatcttttgaatgtgagaagtcttaactggccaacactccgccccatacagcatagccggtctaaccaccactttatagaacttgcccttaagttttggtggcacattcttgtcacacagcactccggaagcgagcctccatttcatccaccctaccccaatacgatgtgtgacatcatcgtcaatctccccgctgccttgcatgatagacccaagatacttgcaactacttctcttttggatggcctgagcaccaagcctaacttcaacgccaacctcctgaggtgtctcactgaacttgcactctaagtactctgtctttgtcctactcaacttaaaccctttagactccaaggtatgtctccaatcctccagcttagcgttaactccacggcgagtctcatcgatcaggactatgtcatccgcgaaaagcatacaccatggcaccgcatcttgaatttgtcgcgtcaatccatctatcactaaggcaaataaaaaaggactaagagctgatccttgatgcagccccatcaccactggaaagtgctctgagtcccctcctactgtccttaccctagttttggctccctcgtacatgtccttgatcaccctaatgtatgccacaggtacacctttagcctccaaacatgtccatagtatttctcttgggactttatcataagccttttctaggtcgatgaataccatatgcaagtccctcttcctctccctatgctgctccaccagtctcctcataagatggatggcttctgtagttgagcgtcccggcataaatccaaactggttctctgaaatagacacgtctctcctcaccctcatctctaccactctttcccacagtttcatagtatggcttagtagcttaatacctctatagttgttgcaactctagatatcccctttgtttttgtatagagggatcattacgctcgacctccattcttcgggcatcgttgccgttttaaagatgacattaaataacctagtcaaccactccaaacctaccgagctcgtgctcttccaaaattccccaggaatctcgtcaggtccggttgctcttccccagcgcatcctacgaacaacactcttaacctcctcgaccttaatactcctgcaatacccaaaatcgcgacgcctccctgtatgttctaaatctcccaacacaaagtctctgtccccttcctcattcaagagtttatggaaataggactgccatctctgtttaataagggtctcgtctaccaatacttttccatgctcgtccttaatgcacttcacttggtccacatcgcgtgcccttctctcccgcgccctggctaacctgaacaattttctatccccacctttctcttctagttcagcataaaggcgttcaaaagctgttgtttttgccatcaaaaccgccgacttcgcctcctttttcgctattttataaagttccatattcgtccacttctccacctcatctgtgctttctatcaactttgcgtatgccatcttctttgctttcaccttttcttgtacttcttcgttccaccaccagtctcctcgatgccgactacgactaccaatcgagactcccaacacttcccttgccacagtcctaatacaactagccgtcctatcccacatactggtcgcatccccattactatcccaAGCCCCCATGAccttcaacttctctcccatctccaggccatttgcagtggtcaaactcctccatcGATTGTTTAAGACTGTCAGAAACAAATCCCCGAGAACAGCCACTCCACAACTATTATTAACAATATGAAAAGTCGCCCACACATCCAGAGGGGACAAGGACCAAAATGGAACAATACAGCACATCATATTGAAGATATGATCCAGAATAACAATACTCAACTCTCATGATTACAGAATGCCAAGGCAAAACCAACTCATACAAACATACTGTGAACTCACATACTGACTAAAATTCCTGGTTCACTTTCTCCATGTTTTTCCTATACTATTTTGCTTCAACTATCTCTTTTAATATATTACTTGAGCACTGAATTCTTAACACCAGTTCACTGGGATTCTCTCCCTAAAGCTTCTTAGTTTATAGTGAAGCATTTTCCCCACAATACATCAAAACAACTGGACGAAAAGAATAGCGGAGATTTTCCTGGCACATCCAACAATTGCAAATCATCTCCCTAGGATAGGTCCATCGCTAGACCATTTGTTTCATTTACACTTGAAATCCATCCCATTCATCAAAAGAAATGGTGCCATAGGTACAAACAAGACGGAAAAGATAGTTCGCGTTTCTTACTCTCATGAAAACGACCACCTCTATGGCATCCAACCGTATCATAAGGACTTGTGGATTCAAATCTAGGTGATGCATGTCAAGCCCGAAGAAACACATCACTAACACAAGACTGAAGAGGTGAggaaataaccaaaaaaaaaacaagaaacatGGGACAAGACACAAAATGACTACTGACGGGACAAAGGACATTTGAAAAACCATCACAACTGATGTACCATCTATCCATGTATATTAAGACACCTCATATCTTCCTTGCACTCTATCTGTAAGCTTGTTAGCAAAGGAGAGATGGTATTAGTAGAGTCACTTATGCAAGAGCCACTACCAGCAAACTTCATCGGAACTTATTAGGGAGAATTAGACTGCAGCGGCTATCTTACTTTGTACCAACCTCACTGCCACTACCTACACCATTTTATGTTGAGCTTTTCCTTTGAACTTAAACGATCTTCATTGGAGCTGGTCATGAGTCTGCTCTTTGCCTACAACTTTACACAACTGCTTTTCTCATTTCACAATTGATTTAAAGGAAGTGAAAAACAGAAGAATGGGTGTTACAGTCTttcaacctcaagcaagaggTGGTGATTCTGACACATTCCCCCCACAGTCACTACAAGCTTTCTTGTTTATTTTTgatgtattttctttatttaatttgtttgatcaTCTCTTCAATGACAATATTACTTGAACTTCAAAATTAACCCCTTCCCACTCCCCCATTTTCACCCCAAGTCTCACCCAAACTTTTTCTGTTTCTAGTTTTGCAATGGTCCGCAAGACAGAAAAACCCAAGCAACACAAAAGCTCAATGGCACGATTACCACGTAATACGTATGAACCATCTCCCCTTGCTTGGTCCAATTACCCAAACCATCTCTCCCATCAATAGCTCGGAGTATGCaacaattataaaattaaaggcaATTCTAAATCCTTGGGAATCCTCAAGTCAAAATATAGAAACATAGGTTTTACTATTCTTTGAAATATTTACTAATGAATTTTGTTGTCCTCTGGAAAAAGACACCTCAACTCTTTTCTACATTCCTTCCTTCTTTTCCCTTTCAACTTTATCCTCCCACCTTCGCAGCTCTCGCTCTCTTTATCTCTCTACACAACCAACAATTCCAGGTGTACAATGTTCAATAAACATTTGGCATTAAATAAACATGTATCTCCCCTGTCAAACACAAATCTGAGCCTTTACCTCACGGAATTTTCCTTTTAATCCTGTTTGTTTAATGTCAAATAAAAGAGCGGCCACAAATCTTTGAAGTCTTCCAAGTTCTTAAGTTTACATCTTGTTCCAGTAATTGCAATTTCTTTATTTGAACTTATCTTAATTATACAAGTACGCTCCAACCATGATTTAAAAAGTTGGAACGTTAATGATTCCTATAATAAAAGGGAAATTTCGCTAGTCCGTACTTAAGGTTTTGGAACCACAGGAAGAACAAAAAGAAACTAAAACAACAGAGACAGTGAGGAAAATAGAATAAGTTTTTCACTATGTGAGAAAAATAGGTGTACCTTCTCGAGCTCGTCTTGTATCTCTTGCAGCTTCTCAACAGACATAACCAGCTTCCCATCAATGCCGATTTCCTCCTCTGCCATTTTCTGCTTCTTCACTTCTGCCCCCATTTTCTGCTGCACGGTACTCGTTGTTTCTTGAGTTGCTTTGTTATGACGTCTTAAACCCTAAAACCCTCTGTTTTATAACGGCTTTGACATGTCGAGTTTTGGGAAAGTGGCGCATTGAGCCAGTACTTCGGCTTTGGGATCGAGGTTAATGTTTCGGTTCGGCAAATTCTTTTAACAAATTTTAACTGCACTAATTTTGAGgataatgatatattttttcgttcatttatattattttaaaatgttcaaTAATACTTATCagttttataaaattaatcaataatttattatgatgtatctattttatttttgttattaaatacaatttatttttcaatgttTAGATAACTTCTATTTAATAAGgtgatttgataaaattactCTGAAAGTAGATGATAATTCATGCATTAAATATGAGAATATACACAATATCGACATAAATAAAAAGTCTTAAAACAGATTGAACTTGGAGATTAAATTAGgatcaattaaaaattatttaaaaatgaattaagGCTTGAAAGTGTTGAGattaatcaaattcaaattatctTAAACCTAACCATAAAAATttgaatgaattaaataaattaactataTTTGAACTCATTTTAATAACCTCAATACTGCCCATTAAAAACGGATTAAGAATATACAAGGTTTGGATAACAAAGCAAAAGTTGCAAGCTTTACGAAAAATAAACACTCTAATTTTCTATCTTTGAAGGATCTAACTTAAAAGAAAATTCTTATTTCAATAATAATAGAATAAGTCCACTGTCCACCGCAAGGTCCAACATTCATCTGAACAGAAGACAACCTTTTAGACCAACAGACCCATCATAGGTGGGCTTCGTGTGATATTAAACGGACTTTGAGTTAAAGTGAGGCCCAAAATTAATAGAAGGCTTTCTGATCCAGAAATATGAGTTGGAGTCACTAGAATGTCCCATGATCCACGAATTGTTTCTTGGAGAATTTTCGCATATAGCCacttaaaaatatcttaattatactccatagctatagtttgttAATTATAATTCGTAACTATAGTTATAGcagcatttgtataattcgagCAGCATTTGTatacatttgtataatttgttataCCGTTCGCattttttgtataacgtttatatatttcactatacaatttatgcacaaatatgataatttttaatttttgctcatttaataaaatttgtagACCAAAGTATCCTTATCTCTAACTTAATTCCATTCCgcgaatttttattttttacctaAGTTTCGTAAGAACTAAGCAACATAACTTATTATGCTTTATAAAACATAgcttatattatattatgatatgaaaatgtaaatttatgtcgaataatttttttttcgatGTCGGAGGTATGTTCGGTCACTTTTTTTAACCTAAATTGttgaagaaaaacaaaattaaagacCACAATTTGTGGAATAAAACTTAAGTATCACTCCAAAGGCGCGCGAATGCCCcaaaatttaattcaataagaGTGATGTGCTATATTTTCACTACTACGTCCTAACAACATGAACGATATAAGTATACACATCTTTTTAACATGTAAATTGTGTATACATACCATAATTATATAGATAATTATTCCTTCCCTAAACTTTAAAGGCGAATCGTATGAAGACTATAAATATTTATAGGTAGTTCGAGAGAAAGATAGAAGGACATCCTAAAGTTGTAACAAAGTCAATAATGTGCATCCGTTCATGTCAATTGATTTATTTCCCTATTAATGTAAATCCTTTTCTTGATAACCATGCTTAGAGTATGGAActcataagaaaaaaataaggaaaattgAATATAggattttaagtttattaaaagGAGTGGtcctaattaaatattaatatggtCGTCCTCAAACGTTACATTGACATTGATACACAACCGCAATTGGTCCATATTGAAGAAAACATTCCCATTGCTAGGCCTACCAATTTAATACTAGAgaaattccatcctcaaatttGGTGGAAGATATCCAACATTCTTTTTAAGGCCCTCCAAACATTCTTCTTTCAATGTCATAACACCTTAGAGTAATTAATAAGCCTATCAGATAACAGCTAACATATAGTATAAGCATAATCTTTTGTTATTGAATAGTACTATTTAGTTTAGTTTCTAACTTTTTTCTCTATTAAATCAAGGCCTATATATATCCACCACATGACTCCATAATATTGCTAGCTACTCCTCGATCATGACCTctatcttttcttcttcttctttgttttatttcccATTCGGTGTCCGGGGTCCGTGGAGCCCCGATTAAATCCAGACATGtatcttttcttcttcactattaatccatattaattaaaaatgggGGACCTTTGTATCGTGGCACCTTTATAGAAACGATATGTTATTTATCACTAGTTGAGCTTAATACACGCGGAGGCAaaattttcatcaagaattttatcatttactatataaaaatatttggacctttttttttggaaatagcATGATATTTTTTCATGCATAAAAATGTCCATGTTGTATCTATGCTTCGCAATAGACGATAGTTTGATAATTAgaccaaaaaaagaaatcatGTATTAGTTTATTTAGTGAGTTCAGAGGAATTTATAGAGAAATCCATCCTGGTTGTGACATGTGGGATGAGTACAAAATTAAGTCTTATGAAAGCAATTTGAGTAGAAGATTTATCGAAAACAATTTCTCTATCttcacaaaatataaataaaattgtgtACACATCATATTCTTCTTAGATTCCATTCGTGAAATTAGATCGGATACATTGTGGCATGAGTGTCATGTGGTTATGTCAGCTGGATTGACATTTGCTTTTGATTCTTCCAATTATTGAACTCCTACTTAATTATTActactaaatatatataatatataatatataattctACTCAGCCCCTCTAGCATCAAGACCTATCTGTTTCTACAGTTTGGAGTTGTTAACAGATTGAGCACGTTATACATTCCCACCATGTCGACGAGCTAAATAATGTcaatttcctttaatttttctgTTCTCAAATAGGACAATGGAAGCCACTTAAATGATTATTTAACGGCATATATATGATGTTTTTTCAACGCTTATCCTATTTTATCCAATTAATTGGGTTGGGTAGACTAAGGACTAATAAGGAAGTGGCTTGGGAGTATTTTGTTTAAATTGtcggatattttttttttattttttattcgatGTCTGGTATCCACATTGAAGCGCGATTAAATTCAGATTTACGTCGAAAAGATAAAGCACTCTCTAACAAAGGCGATTCCGTATCCAAGAGGGCTCGAATCCAAGACCTCTTGATTAAGGATGATGGAGTACTTTTACCACCCCACCACAACCTTTATTGGTAATTGTCCAATATTATTGCATAGTTGAGTCCAAGGAGGTATGTGATCATCTCAATATTTTATCTCATCTAAAAAACTTGgaagttattaaaaaaaaatagtaccaATTTTTAGttactaaattatattatatttaaacatGCTTCCTAACATgcgttttttattttatttttatggccAACTTATgtgatcttttttcttttaaaaagaagCAACAGTGAGATTGAAATTTATGTATGATCTCTTGTTTTGATAACGTGTAAAAGTGAGTGATCATCTAATATGAAAACTTAAGTTACTAAAATAAAAcacacttttaattatttatttatgtt
It contains:
- the LOC129895507 gene encoding NAP1-related protein 2, with translation MGAEVKKQKMAEEEIGIDGKLVMSVEKLQEIQDELEKINEKASDEVLEIEQKYSLVRQPVYDRRNDIIKAIPDFWLTAFLSHPVLGELLTEEDHKIFKFLSSVEVEDSKDVKSGYTITFNFNSNPYFENSKLSKTYTFLEDGPTKITASTIQWTEGRGISNGVAHEKKGNKRPLAEESFFSWFSEVNQKDDGEDDEDVFLEIQDEVAEIIKDNLWPNPLTYFNNDPDEEDLEEDEGGDEGKDNEGLDDDDDEEDGDE